A genomic region of Staphylococcus roterodami contains the following coding sequences:
- the secA gene encoding preprotein translocase subunit SecA produces the protein MGFLSKILDGNNKEIKQLGKLADKVIALEEKTAILTDEEIRNKTKQFQTELADIENVKKQNDYLDKILPEAYALVREGSKRVFNMTPYKVQIMGGIAIHKGDIAEMRTGEGKTLTATMPTYLNALAGRGVHVITVNEYLSSVQSEEMAELYNFLGLTVGLNLNSKTTEEKREAYAQDITYSTNNELGFDYLRDNMVNYSEDRVMRPLHFAIIDEVDSILIDEARTPLIISGEAEKSTSLYTQANVFAKMLKQDEDYKYDEKTKAVHLTEQGADKAERMFKVENLYDVQNVDVISHINTALRAHVTLQRDVDYMVVDGEVLIVDQFTGRTMPGRRFSEGLHQAIEAKEGVQIQNESKTMASITFQNYFRMYNKLAGMTGTAKTEEEEFRNIYNMTVTQIPTNKPVQRNDKSDLIYISQKGKFDAVVEDVVEKHKAGQPVLLGTVAVETSEYISNLLKKRGIRHDVLNAKNHEREAEIVAGAGQKGAVTIATNMAGRGTDIKLGEGVEELGGLAVIGTERHESRRIDDQLRGRSGRQGDKGDSRFYLSLQDELMIRFGSERLQKMMSRLGLDDSTPIESKMVSRAVESAQKRVEGNNFDARKRILEYDEVLRKQREIIYNERNSIIDEEDSSQVVDAMLRSTLQRSINFYINTADDEPEYQPFIDYINDIFLQEGDITEDDIKGKDAEDIFEVVWAKIEKAYQGQKDILEDQMNEFERMILLRSIDSHWTDHIDTMDQLRQGIHLRSYAQQNPLRDYQNEGHELFDIMMQNIEEDTCKYILKSVVQVEDNIEREKTTEFGEAKHVSAEDGKEKVKAQPIVKGEQVGRNDECPCGSGKKYKNCHGK, from the coding sequence ATGGGATTTTTATCAAAAATTCTTGATGGCAATAATAAAGAAATTAAACAGTTAGGTAAACTTGCTGATAAAGTAATCGCTTTAGAAGAAAAAACGGCAATTTTAACTGATGAAGAAATTCGAAATAAAACGAAACAATTCCAAACAGAATTAGCTGACATAGAAAATGTCAAAAAACAGAATGACTATTTAGATAAAATTTTGCCAGAAGCATATGCACTAGTTAGAGAAGGTTCTAAACGTGTATTTAATATGACACCATATAAAGTTCAAATTATGGGTGGTATTGCAATTCATAAGGGCGATATCGCTGAGATGAGAACTGGTGAAGGTAAAACGTTGACAGCAACAATGCCAACTTATTTAAATGCACTTGCTGGTAGAGGCGTTCACGTTATTACAGTCAATGAATATTTATCAAGTGTTCAAAGTGAAGAAATGGCAGAATTATATAATTTCTTAGGTTTGACTGTTGGATTGAACTTAAATAGTAAGACAACTGAAGAGAAGCGCGAAGCTTATGCTCAAGATATTACTTATAGTACTAACAACGAGTTAGGTTTTGACTATTTAAGAGATAATATGGTGAATTACTCTGAAGATAGAGTTATGCGTCCTTTGCACTTTGCAATCATAGATGAGGTTGACTCGATTTTAATTGATGAAGCGCGTACACCATTGATTATTTCGGGAGAAGCTGAAAAGTCAACGTCACTTTATACACAAGCAAATGTATTTGCGAAAATGTTAAAGCAAGATGAAGATTATAAATATGATGAAAAAACAAAAGCAGTACATTTAACTGAGCAAGGTGCAGATAAAGCAGAGCGTATGTTCAAAGTTGAAAACCTATATGATGTACAAAATGTTGATGTTATTAGCCACATTAATACAGCATTACGTGCGCACGTTACATTGCAACGTGATGTAGACTATATGGTTGTTGATGGCGAAGTATTAATTGTCGACCAATTTACAGGACGTACAATGCCTGGACGTCGTTTTTCAGAAGGGTTACACCAAGCTATTGAAGCTAAAGAAGGCGTGCAAATACAAAATGAGTCTAAAACAATGGCTTCAATTACATTCCAAAACTATTTTAGAATGTACAATAAACTTGCAGGTATGACAGGTACAGCAAAAACTGAAGAAGAAGAGTTTAGAAACATTTACAATATGACAGTTACTCAAATTCCTACTAATAAACCTGTGCAGCGTAACGATAAGTCAGATTTAATTTATATTAGCCAAAAAGGTAAATTTGATGCCGTAGTTGAAGATGTTGTTGAAAAGCATAAAGCTGGACAACCAGTATTATTAGGTACAGTTGCAGTTGAAACGTCAGAATATATTTCTAACTTACTTAAAAAACGAGGCATTCGCCATGATGTATTAAACGCGAAAAACCATGAACGAGAAGCTGAAATTGTTGCAGGAGCAGGACAAAAAGGTGCAGTTACAATTGCAACTAACATGGCTGGTCGTGGTACAGATATCAAATTAGGCGAAGGTGTAGAAGAACTAGGCGGCTTAGCAGTAATAGGTACAGAACGTCATGAGTCTCGTCGTATAGATGATCAGCTTCGTGGTCGTTCTGGACGTCAAGGTGATAAAGGTGATAGTCGATTCTACTTATCATTACAAGATGAATTAATGATTCGTTTTGGTTCTGAACGTTTACAAAAAATGATGAGTCGATTAGGATTGGATGATTCTACACCGATCGAATCAAAAATGGTTTCGAGAGCTGTTGAGTCAGCGCAAAAACGTGTGGAAGGTAATAACTTCGATGCACGTAAACGTATATTAGAATATGATGAAGTGTTACGTAAACAACGTGAGATTATTTATAATGAAAGAAACAGTATAATTGATGAAGAAGATAGTTCTCAAGTTGTAGATGCAATGTTACGTTCAACGCTGCAACGTAGTATAAACTTTTATATTAATACTGCTGATGATGAGCCTGAGTATCAACCGTTTATCGACTATATTAATGATATCTTCTTACAAGAAGGCGATATAACAGAGGATGATATCAAAGGTAAAGATGCTGAAGATATCTTTGAAGTTGTATGGGCTAAAATTGAAAAAGCATATCAAGGTCAAAAAGATATTCTAGAAGACCAAATGAATGAATTTGAACGTATGATATTATTGCGTTCAATTGATAGTCATTGGACTGACCACATCGATACAATGGATCAATTGCGTCAAGGTATTCACCTACGTTCATATGCCCAACAAAATCCATTACGTGATTATCAAAACGAAGGTCATGAATTATTTGATATTATGATGCAAAATATTGAAGAAGATACATGTAAATACATTTTGAAATCTGTAGTACAAGTCGAGGATAATATTGAACGCGAAAAAACGACTGAATTTGGTGAAGCTAAACACGTTTCAGCTGAAGATGGTAAAGAAAAAGTTAAAGCACAACCAATCGTAAAAGGTGAACAAGTTGGTAGAAATGACGAATGTCCATGTGGCAGTGGTAAAAAATATAAAAATTGTCACGGTAAATAA
- the prfB gene encoding peptide chain release factor 2 (programmed frameshift), with product MELSEIKRNIDKYNQDLTQIRGSLDLENKETNIQEFEEMMSEPNFWDNQTKAQDIIDKNNALKSIVNGYKTLQQDVDDMEATWELLQEEFDEEMKDDLEQEVIDFKAKVDEYELQLLLDGPHDANNAILELHPGTGGTESQDWANMLFRMYQRYCEKKGFKVETVDYLPGDEAGIKSVTLLIKGHNAYGYLKAEKGVHRLVRISPFDSSGRRHTSFASCDVIPDFNNDEIEIEINPDDITVDTFRASGAGGQHINKTESAIRITHHPSGIVVNNQNERSQIKNREAAMKMLKSKLYQLKLEEQAREMAEIRGEQKEIGWGSQIRSYVFHPYSMVKDHRTNEETGKVDAVMDGEIGPFIESYLRQTMSHD from the exons ATGGAATTATCAGAAATAAAACGTAATATTGATAAATATAATCAAGATTTAACACAAATTAGGGGGTCTCTT GACTTAGAGAACAAAGAAACCAATATTCAAGAATTTGAAGAGATGATGTCTGAACCGAATTTTTGGGATAATCAGACAAAGGCTCAAGATATTATAGATAAAAATAATGCATTAAAATCAATTGTTAATGGTTATAAAACGTTACAACAAGATGTAGATGATATGGAAGCAACTTGGGAATTATTACAAGAAGAATTTGATGAAGAAATGAAAGATGATTTAGAACAAGAGGTAATTGATTTCAAAGCCAAAGTGGATGAATATGAATTACAATTACTTTTAGATGGCCCACATGATGCTAATAATGCTATTTTAGAGTTACATCCAGGCACGGGTGGTACGGAATCACAAGACTGGGCAAATATGTTATTTAGAATGTATCAACGTTATTGTGAAAAGAAAGGGTTTAAAGTTGAAACGGTTGATTATTTACCTGGAGATGAAGCTGGAATTAAAAGCGTGACATTACTTATTAAAGGACATAATGCTTATGGCTATTTAAAAGCTGAAAAAGGTGTACATCGACTTGTTAGAATTTCTCCATTCGATTCATCTGGTCGTCGCCATACATCATTTGCATCATGTGATGTGATACCTGATTTTAATAATGATGAAATAGAAATTGAAATCAATCCAGATGACATTACAGTAGATACATTTAGAGCCTCTGGTGCAGGTGGACAACATATTAATAAGACAGAATCAGCTATTCGAATTACCCATCATCCGTCTGGTATCGTAGTTAATAACCAAAATGAACGATCTCAAATTAAAAACCGTGAAGCGGCAATGAAAATGCTGAAGTCTAAATTATATCAATTAAAATTAGAAGAACAGGCACGTGAAATGGCTGAAATTCGTGGTGAACAAAAAGAAATAGGGTGGGGAAGTCAGATTAGATCGTATGTTTTCCATCCATATTCAATGGTTAAAGATCATCGTACAAACGAAGAAACTGGTAAAGTCGATGCTGTAATGGATGGAGAAATAGGTCCATTCATTGAATCATATTTGAGACAAACAATGTCACATGACTAA
- a CDS encoding CHAP domain-containing protein, whose translation MKKTLTVTVSSVLAFLAFNNAAHAQQQGTVVKSPIKHNYVSDVQAQTQSQTTYTVVPGDSLYKIALEHHLTLNQLYSYNPGVTPLIFPGDVLSLVPQNKAQQVKVVKTPVSKATQRTKSTQQPAKQISKHVATKQTAAKSVNVAYKPVKSHTVASNKPVAHYYNKSVANRGNLYAYGNCTYYAFDRRAQLGRSIGSLWGNANNWNYAAKSAGFKVDKTPEVGAIFQTAAGPYGHVGVVESVNPNGTITVSEMNYAGFNVKSSRTILNPGKYNYIH comes from the coding sequence ATGAAGAAAACTCTTACAGTGACAGTTTCGTCAGTGTTAGCTTTTTTAGCTTTTAATAATGCAGCACATGCACAACAACAAGGCACAGTGGTTAAATCACCAATTAAACATAATTATGTATCAGATGTTCAAGCTCAAACACAATCTCAAACAACATACACAGTTGTTCCTGGAGATTCATTATATAAAATTGCATTAGAGCATCATTTAACATTGAATCAATTATACTCATACAATCCTGGTGTAACACCATTAATTTTCCCTGGTGACGTACTTTCATTAGTACCTCAAAATAAAGCACAACAAGTTAAGGTTGTTAAAACACCAGTAAGTAAAGCAACTCAAAGAACAAAGTCAACACAGCAACCTGCTAAGCAAATTTCAAAACATGTAGCAACTAAGCAAACTGCTGCTAAATCAGTTAATGTTGCATATAAACCTGTGAAATCACACACAGTAGCATCAAATAAACCAGTTGCACATTACTACAATAAATCTGTTGCGAATAGAGGTAATTTATACGCATATGGAAACTGCACGTATTATGCGTTTGATCGCCGTGCACAATTAGGTAGAAGTATTGGTAGTCTATGGGGTAATGCAAACAATTGGAATTATGCAGCGAAAAGTGCAGGATTTAAAGTAGATAAAACACCAGAAGTTGGTGCTATTTTCCAAACTGCTGCTGGTCCATATGGTCATGTTGGTGTAGTTGAATCAGTAAATCCTAACGGAACAATAACAGTATCTGAAATGAACTATGCAGGATTTAATGTAAAATCTTCTAGAACAATTTTAAATCCAGGTAAATATAATTATATTCACTAA
- a CDS encoding HD domain-containing protein translates to MGVHQYFKRLSDMERLIRLPGKFKYFEHNVAAHSFKVTKIAQYLATVEEYHGKEINWKSLYEKALNHDFAEVFTGDIKTPVKYASSELKKLFSQVEEEMVETFIEEEIPLPYREVYKLRLQEGKDDSLEGQILSVADKIDLLYETFGEIQKRNPEELFFEIYAMSLETIIQFDHLASVQDFINNIIPEMLTENFIPKTELRETTMNILNKRKEENE, encoded by the coding sequence ATGGGTGTACATCAATATTTTAAAAGATTATCAGACATGGAAAGACTTATAAGATTACCTGGAAAATTTAAATATTTTGAACATAACGTTGCGGCACACTCCTTTAAAGTAACTAAAATTGCTCAGTATTTAGCGACTGTAGAAGAATATCATGGAAAAGAAATAAATTGGAAAAGTTTATATGAAAAAGCATTAAATCATGATTTTGCGGAAGTGTTTACTGGTGATATTAAAACGCCAGTGAAATACGCAAGCAGTGAATTGAAAAAACTATTTTCACAAGTTGAAGAAGAAATGGTAGAAACATTTATAGAGGAAGAAATTCCATTGCCATATAGAGAAGTTTATAAACTACGATTGCAAGAAGGTAAGGATGATTCTTTAGAAGGACAAATACTTTCAGTTGCAGATAAAATCGATTTATTATACGAAACATTCGGAGAGATTCAAAAACGCAATCCTGAAGAATTATTTTTTGAAATTTATGCAATGAGCTTAGAAACAATTATTCAATTCGATCATTTAGCTTCTGTACAAGATTTCATCAATAATATCATTCCGGAAATGTTAACTGAAAACTTCATTCCTAAAACAGAATTAAGAGAAACTACCATGAACATTTTAAACAAAAGAAAAGAGGAAAATGAATGA
- a CDS encoding CsbA family protein — MIWYISAAFFPCVLVVLFSVLTRSKWVGTTLTLILIGASIYKEYFHNEWIIFIDVVSLLAGYLIIDQLEFHKHQDGDS, encoded by the coding sequence ATGATATGGTATATTAGCGCTGCATTCTTTCCATGTGTCTTAGTAGTGTTATTTAGTGTATTAACAAGAAGTAAATGGGTTGGTACAACACTAACATTGATATTAATAGGAGCTTCCATATATAAGGAATACTTTCATAATGAGTGGATTATCTTTATTGATGTAGTATCACTATTGGCAGGTTATCTTATAATAGATCAGCTTGAGTTTCATAAGCATCAAGATGGAGACAGCTAA
- the uvrB gene encoding excinuclease ABC subunit UvrB, translating to MVEHYPFKIHSEFEPQGDQPQAIKEIVQGIQEGKRHQTLLGATGTGKTFTMSNVIKEVGKPTLIIAHNKTLAGQLYSEFKEFFPENRVEYFVSYYDYYQPEAYVPSTDTFIEKDASINDEIDQLRHSATSALFERDDVIIIASVSCIYGLGNPEEYKDLVVSVRVGMEMDRSELLRKLVDVQYTRNDIDFQRGTFRVRGDVVEIFPASKEELCIRVEFFGDEIDRIREVNYLTGEVLKEREHFAIFPASHFVTREEKMKVAIERIEKELEERLKELRDENKLLEAQRLEQRTNYDLEMMREMGFCSGIENYSVHLTLRPLGSTPYTLLDYFGDDWLVMIDESHVTLPQVRGMYNGDRARKQVLVDHGFRLPSALDNRPLKFEEFEEKTKQLVYVSATPGPYEIEHTDKMVEQIIRPTGLLDPKIEVRPTENQIDDLISEIQARVERNERVLVTTLTKKMSEDLTTYMKEAGIKVNYLHSEIKTLERIEIIRDLRMGTYDVIVGINLLREGIDIPEVSLVVILDADKEGFLRSNRSLIQTIGRAARNEKGEVIMYADKMTDSMKYAIDETQRRRDIQMKHNEKHGITPKTINKKIHDLISATVENDENNDKEQTVIPKKMTKKERQKTIENIEKEMKQAAKDLDFERATELRDMLFELKAEG from the coding sequence ATGGTTGAACATTATCCTTTTAAAATACATTCTGAATTTGAGCCTCAAGGTGACCAACCACAAGCAATTAAAGAAATTGTACAAGGTATTCAAGAAGGTAAGAGGCATCAGACACTATTAGGTGCTACTGGTACTGGTAAAACATTTACTATGAGTAATGTAATTAAAGAAGTTGGTAAACCGACTTTAATCATCGCACATAATAAAACATTAGCAGGTCAATTATATAGTGAATTCAAAGAATTTTTCCCAGAAAACAGAGTAGAATACTTCGTGAGCTATTATGATTATTATCAACCTGAAGCATATGTTCCATCTACAGATACATTCATTGAAAAAGATGCATCCATAAATGATGAAATAGATCAATTACGTCACTCAGCTACAAGTGCATTGTTTGAGCGTGATGATGTAATAATTATTGCAAGTGTAAGTTGTATATATGGTTTAGGTAATCCTGAAGAATATAAAGATTTAGTAGTAAGTGTCCGTGTTGGTATGGAAATGGATAGAAGTGAGTTACTTAGAAAACTTGTAGATGTTCAATATACACGTAACGATATCGACTTCCAACGTGGTACTTTTCGAGTTCGTGGTGATGTTGTAGAAATATTCCCAGCTTCAAAAGAAGAGTTGTGCATTAGGGTTGAATTTTTTGGAGATGAAATAGATCGAATAAGAGAAGTTAACTATTTAACAGGGGAAGTTTTAAAGGAACGAGAGCATTTTGCGATCTTCCCAGCGTCTCACTTCGTAACGCGTGAAGAAAAAATGAAAGTTGCAATAGAACGTATTGAAAAAGAATTAGAAGAACGATTAAAGGAATTGCGTGATGAAAATAAATTATTAGAAGCACAGCGCCTAGAGCAAAGAACTAATTATGATTTAGAAATGATGAGAGAAATGGGATTCTGTTCAGGAATTGAAAATTATTCCGTACATTTAACATTACGTCCACTAGGTTCAACACCTTATACATTATTAGATTATTTTGGGGATGACTGGTTAGTAATGATTGACGAATCACATGTGACATTACCTCAAGTTAGAGGTATGTATAATGGAGACAGAGCACGTAAACAAGTACTTGTAGACCATGGTTTCAGGTTGCCTAGTGCTTTGGACAATAGACCACTTAAATTTGAAGAATTTGAAGAAAAGACGAAACAGTTAGTATATGTTTCGGCAACACCAGGACCTTATGAAATAGAACATACAGATAAAATGGTTGAACAAATTATTCGTCCAACAGGTTTACTAGATCCTAAAATTGAAGTTAGACCTACTGAAAATCAAATCGATGACTTAATAAGTGAAATACAAGCAAGAGTTGAACGAAATGAAAGAGTTTTAGTAACAACGCTTACTAAAAAAATGAGTGAAGATTTGACAACATATATGAAAGAGGCAGGTATTAAAGTTAACTACTTGCATTCGGAAATTAAGACATTAGAGCGAATTGAAATAATTAGAGATTTACGTATGGGTACGTATGATGTCATTGTAGGTATTAATTTATTGAGAGAGGGTATTGATATACCAGAGGTCTCTTTAGTTGTGATTTTAGATGCAGATAAAGAAGGCTTTTTGCGTTCAAATAGATCATTAATTCAAACAATTGGTAGAGCTGCACGTAATGAAAAAGGTGAAGTCATAATGTATGCTGATAAAATGACGGATTCGATGAAATATGCAATTGATGAAACGCAACGTCGTCGTGATATTCAAATGAAGCATAATGAAAAACATGGCATTACGCCTAAAACCATCAATAAAAAGATTCATGATTTAATTAGTGCAACTGTTGAAAATGATGAAAATAATGATAAAGAACAAACTGTAATACCTAAGAAAATGACAAAAAAAGAACGACAAAAAACTATCGAAAATATAGAAAAAGAAATGAAACAAGCAGCGAAGGATTTAGATTTCGAGAGAGCTACAGAATTAAGAGATATGTTATTTGAATTAAAAGCAGAAGGGTGA
- the uvrA gene encoding excinuclease ABC subunit UvrA: MKEPSIVVKGARAHNLKDIDIELPKNKLIVMTGLSGSGKSSLAFDTIYAEGQRRYVESLSAYARQFLGQMDKPDVDTIEGLSPAISIDQKTTSKNPRSTVATVTEIYDYIRLLYARVGKPYCPNHNIEIESQTVQQMVDRIMDLHTRTKIQLLAPVISHRKGSHEKLIEDIGKKGYVRLRIDGDIVDVNEVPALDKNKNHTIEVVVDRLVVKEGIETRLADSIETALELAEGQLTVDVIDGEDLKFSENHACPICGFSIGELEPRMFSFNSPFGACPTCDGLGQKLTVDVDLVVPDKDKTLNEGAIEPWIPTSSDFYPTLLKRVCEVYKINMDKPFKKLTERQRDILLYGSGEKEIEFTFTQRQGGTRKRTMVFEGVVPNISRRFHESPSEYTREMMSKYMTELPCETCHGQRLSREALSVYVGGLNIGEVVEYSISQALNYYENINLSEQDQAIANQILKEIISRLTFLNNVGLEYLTLNRSSGTLSGGEAQRIRLATQIGSRLTGVLYVLDEPSIGLHQRDNDRLINTLKEMRDLGNTLIVVEHDDDTMRAADYLVDIGPGAGEHGGQIVSSGTPQKVMKDKKSLTGQYLSGKKRIEVPEYRRPASDRKISIRGARSNNLKGVDVDIPLSIMTVVTGVSGSGKSSLVNEVLYKSLAQKINKSKVKPGLYDKIEGIDQLDKIIDIDQSPIGRTPRSNPATYTGVFDDIRDVFAQTNEAKIRGYQKGRFSFNVKGGRCEACKGDGIIKIEMHFLPDVYVPCEVCDGKRYNRETLEVTYKGKNIADILEMTVEEATQFFENIPKINRKLQTLVDVGLGYVTLGQQATTLSGGEAQRVKLASELHKRSTGRSIYILDEPTTGLHVDDISRLLKVLNRLVENGDTVVIIEHNLDVIKTADYIIDLGPEGGNGGGTIVATGTPEDIAQTEASYTGKYLKEVLERDKQYTENK, from the coding sequence ATGAAAGAACCATCTATAGTAGTAAAAGGTGCTCGTGCGCATAACTTGAAAGACATTGATATTGAATTACCCAAAAATAAATTAATAGTAATGACTGGTTTGTCAGGGTCAGGTAAATCTTCATTAGCATTTGATACAATCTATGCTGAAGGTCAACGTCGTTACGTTGAATCATTAAGTGCCTATGCGCGTCAATTTTTAGGTCAAATGGATAAACCTGATGTTGATACGATTGAAGGATTATCACCAGCAATTTCAATAGATCAAAAAACAACGAGTAAGAACCCAAGATCTACTGTAGCTACGGTAACAGAAATATATGATTATATTCGTCTGTTATATGCACGTGTAGGTAAGCCATATTGTCCAAATCACAATATAGAAATTGAATCTCAAACGGTACAACAAATGGTTGACCGTATAATGGATTTACATACACGTACAAAGATTCAATTATTAGCACCTGTCATCTCTCATCGTAAAGGTAGTCATGAAAAGCTAATAGAAGATATCGGCAAAAAAGGATATGTACGTCTAAGAATTGACGGAGATATTGTTGATGTAAATGAAGTGCCAGCATTAGATAAAAATAAAAATCACACAATTGAGGTTGTTGTCGATCGTTTAGTTGTAAAAGAGGGCATTGAAACACGACTGGCTGACTCTATTGAAACAGCACTTGAACTTGCTGAAGGTCAATTAACTGTTGATGTTATCGATGGTGAAGACTTAAAATTTTCCGAAAACCATGCATGCCCAATTTGTGGCTTTTCAATAGGAGAATTAGAACCAAGAATGTTTAGTTTTAATAGCCCATTTGGTGCATGTCCGACCTGTGATGGTTTAGGCCAAAAGTTAACAGTAGATGTTGATTTAGTGGTACCAGATAAAGATAAAACATTAAATGAAGGTGCCATTGAACCATGGATACCTACAAGTTCTGATTTTTATCCAACTTTATTAAAGCGTGTTTGTGAAGTATATAAAATTAATATGGATAAGCCATTTAAAAAGTTAACAGAGCGACAACGTGATATTTTATTATATGGTTCAGGTGAAAAAGAAATAGAGTTTACGTTTACTCAACGTCAAGGTGGGACTAGAAAAAGAACGATGGTATTTGAAGGCGTTGTTCCAAATATTAGTCGTCGATTCCATGAATCTCCATCAGAATATACACGTGAAATGATGAGTAAATATATGACAGAATTACCATGTGAAACTTGTCACGGGCAACGATTAAGTCGGGAGGCTTTATCGGTGTATGTAGGTGGATTAAACATTGGAGAAGTTGTTGAGTATTCAATTAGTCAAGCATTAAACTATTATGAAAACATTAATTTGTCAGAACAAGATCAAGCGATTGCTAATCAAATACTAAAAGAAATTATTTCTCGATTAACATTTTTAAATAATGTAGGATTGGAATATTTAACGTTAAATAGATCTTCTGGAACGTTATCGGGTGGTGAAGCACAACGTATTCGATTGGCAACACAAATAGGATCCCGATTAACAGGTGTATTATATGTATTGGATGAACCTTCAATTGGTCTTCATCAGAGAGATAATGATCGATTAATAAATACTCTCAAAGAAATGAGAGATTTAGGAAATACTTTAATCGTAGTAGAACATGACGATGATACGATGAGGGCAGCTGATTATTTGGTTGATATTGGCCCTGGTGCCGGTGAACATGGTGGTCAAATTGTTTCTAGTGGTACGCCTCAGAAAGTAATGAAAGATAAAAAGTCTTTAACAGGTCAATATTTAAGTGGGAAAAAACGAATTGAAGTTCCAGAATACCGTAGACCTGCTTCAGATCGTAAAATTTCGATTCGTGGTGCAAGAAGTAATAATCTTAAAGGTGTGGATGTAGACATACCATTATCAATCATGACAGTAGTAACTGGTGTATCAGGATCTGGTAAAAGTTCTTTAGTGAATGAAGTATTATACAAATCATTAGCACAAAAAATTAATAAATCAAAAGTTAAACCGGGATTATACGACAAAATTGAAGGTATTGATCAATTAGATAAAATTATCGATATTGACCAATCTCCAATCGGTAGAACGCCACGTTCTAATCCGGCAACGTATACAGGTGTATTTGATGATATACGCGATGTATTTGCGCAAACGAATGAAGCTAAAATTCGTGGTTATCAAAAAGGACGTTTTAGTTTTAACGTAAAAGGTGGGCGTTGTGAAGCTTGTAAAGGCGACGGTATTATTAAAATTGAAATGCATTTTCTACCTGACGTATATGTGCCATGTGAAGTATGTGATGGTAAACGATACAACCGCGAAACGTTAGAAGTAACATATAAGGGTAAAAATATCGCAGACATTTTGGAAATGACTGTGGAAGAAGCAACGCAATTTTTTGAAAATATACCTAAGATTAATCGTAAGCTTCAAACGCTTGTGGATGTTGGACTAGGCTATGTAACGTTAGGTCAACAAGCTACAACATTATCTGGTGGTGAAGCACAGCGTGTAAAACTTGCTTCAGAATTGCATAAACGTTCTACTGGACGATCAATTTACATTTTAGATGAACCAACGACTGGATTACATGTTGATGACATTAGTAGGTTATTAAAGGTATTGAATCGATTAGTTGAAAATGGTGATACTGTAGTTATAATTGAGCATAATTTAGATGTGATTAAAACTGCTGATTATATTATTGATTTAGGACCTGAAGGTGGAAATGGTGGCGGTACGATTGTAGCAACAGGTACGCCAGAGGATATTGCACAAACAGAAGCATCATATACAGGTAAATATTTAAAAGAAGTACTTGAACGAGATAAACAATATACTGAAAATAAATAA